A region from the Rhinoderma darwinii isolate aRhiDar2 chromosome 2, aRhiDar2.hap1, whole genome shotgun sequence genome encodes:
- the OXGR1 gene encoding 2-oxoglutarate receptor 1 yields MTMNNESEYIFNSTFMPITAQELTNCTNPLVDRVIKIYFLPTMYSIIFIVGFPGNIIAISVYVMKMRPWRTSIIILLNLAITDLLHLSSLPFLVYNYANQEKWTLGDFMCKLIRVSFHINLYGSILFLTCFSIFRYFVIVHPMKFHSIHKRRWAVIACAAVWVIALIEVLPMVVLMKDVQDTVACMDFAVSFDTYNVRWYNTSLTSIGFALPLLVVTLSYTCINCSLANGPYTNDAHKKKARRLVVILLVVFYACFLPLHIFRAIRIETRLYPVGCIYEKHIHATYIASRPIASLNTFGNLLLYVAVGGNFQQAIQSVYKLNPYKHQP; encoded by the coding sequence ATGACAATGAACAATGAATCCGAATACATCTTCAATTCCACTTTCATGCCTATCACAGCACAAGAACTAACAAACTGTACGAACCCTTTAGTAGATAGAGTGATAAAAATATACTTTCTACCCACTATGTACAGTATCATCTTTATAGTTGGATTTCCAGGAAACATTATTGCTATTTCAGTGTATGTTATGAAGATGAGGCCATGGAGAACCAGCATCATTATTTTGCTAAATTTGGCCATCACGGATCTCCTACACCTCAGCAGTCTTCCTTTCTTGGTTTACAATTATGCGAATCAGGAGAAATGGACCCTTGGAGACTTTATGTGCAAGCTCATCCGAGTTTCTTTCCATATCAACCTATATGGCAGCATTCTCTTCCTCACCTGCTTCAGTATCTTCCGCTACTTTGTCATTGTTCATCCAATGAAATTTCACTCCATCCACAAAAGAAGATGGGCAGTCATAGCTTGTGCTGCTGTGTGGGTTATTGCCCTAATTGAGGTCCTTCCAATGGTTGTTCTCATGAAAGATGTACAAGATACTGTGGCTTGTATGGACTTTGCGGTGTCTTTCGATACATATAATGTTCGTTGGTATAATACAAGCCTTACTTCCATTGGATTTGCCTTACCTTTATTGGTAGTGACTCTCTCCTATACTTGCATCAACTGCAGCCTGGCAAATGGACCATATACCAATGATGCTCATAAGAAAAAGGCTCGTCGCCTTGTTGTTATTCTTTTAGTAGTATTTTATGCTTGTTTTTTACCTTTACATATTTTTAGAGCTATTCGTATAGAAACTCGGCTGTATCCAGTAGGCTGTATATATGAAAAACATATTCATGCCACTTACATAGCATCTAGACCCATAGCTTCACTCAATACATTTGGCAATTTGTTACTTTATGTTGCTGTGGGGGGAAACTTCCAGCAGGCTATTCAGTCAGTTTATAAATTGAATCCTTATAAACACCAACCATGA